Proteins from one Cryptomeria japonica chromosome 4, Sugi_1.0, whole genome shotgun sequence genomic window:
- the LOC131046673 gene encoding probable disease resistance protein At4g33300 isoform X1, protein MTNKNRMDSFNCEAVWPTTPRGEVNEYSFHDTFPRKSKSYVGLGKLIGDFKNLLFQTDVSVVGVHCMGGGGKTTLAFTLCDDSEIKGCFGNIVFITVSQSPNLKGIFETIWQKIVGKKVPEFQNVEDAHIQLQQQLLRQSKTTLVVLDDVWSRASLEKLLFEAPGYKTLITTRDASTIPRNASTIVYQLPLLNKEDALSLFCLSAFGQTSMPSTADANLVIEVQAECKGLPLALKVVGSSLYGEPHVAWENAKKKLSQGQSISIYHKEGLFRCLKTSIDCLDDVARKCFLDTASFPEDKKISADALLNIWVYVRKMEWQDAYIMLLELARRNLLNLISNQGSRATISYECASELFFSQHDVMRDLALYLGCQGSMVDRKRLLMPRQEHSLPGEWESCRDRQYKAQIVSIHTGSMTENEWKWNEMNLPETEALVLLFSASEYFLPPFLKTMKKLKFLMVCNLSSKRATIKGLDTLSSLTQLRSVRLERVVAPTIPKQSKVIQNLDKLSLSLCEGFVNMSTFNDTNLQELNLDHCSDLEELPLAMCHMPSAQRWSVTNCHLVEKLPYNLGSLSSIRMLRLSALPALKELPASIGKLEQLEYLDISLCEGLKDLPDEVGQLKKLKEFDMRECSRLRRLPKSVCGLSSLKHVICDEKIGNQWLKAKAISIPELRVEIVEPQFTLDWLDD, encoded by the exons ATGACTAACAAAAATAGAATGGATAGCTTCAATTGCGAGGCTGTATGGCCTACAACTCCAAGGGGAGAGGTGAACGAATATTCTTTTCATGATACTTTTCCCCGGAAATCTAAGAGTTATGTAGGGTTAGGGAAGTTAATAGGGGATTTCAAGAACCTCTTGTTCCAAACCGACGTCTCTGTCGTTGGTGTTCATTGTATGGGCGGTGGAGGCAAGACAACTTTGGCCTTCACATTATGTGATGATTCTGAAATCAAAG GTTGTTTTGGAAATATAGTTTTCATCACTGTTTCGCAATCCCCAAATCTGAAAGGAATTTTCGAGACCATATGGCAGAAGATAGTTGGGAAGAAGGTACCCGAGTTTCAGAATGTGGAAGATGCACATATACAGCTTCAGCAGCAACTTTTAAGGCAGTCTAAGACAACTTTGGTGGTGTTGGATGATGTTTGGTCCAGGGCTAGTTTGGAGAAATTACTATTTGAAGCTCCAGGGTACAAAACCCTTATCACAACCAGAGACGCTTCTACCATCCCCAGAAACGCATCTACGATAGTGTATCAGTTGCCATTGTTGAACAAAGAGGATGCTCTCTCACTTTTCTGTTTGTCAGCATTTGGACAGACATCAATGCCAAGTACGGCAGATGCAAATCTAGTCATAGAG GTGCAAGCCGAGTGCAAGGGTTTACCTCTTGCTCTTAAAGTGGTTGGAAGCTCTTTGTACGGGGAACCTCATGTGGCCTGGGAGAATGCAAAGAAAAAACTTTCCCAGGGGCAGTCCATATCCATTTATCACAAAGAAGGGCTTTTTAGATGCTTGAAGACCAGCATTGATTGCTTGGATGATGTTGCGAGGAAATGTTTCTTAGACACAGCCTCATTTCCAGAGGACAAGAAAATTTCTGCTGATGCACTGCTCAACATTTGGGTTTATGTTCGGAAGATGGAGTGGCAGGATGCCTATATTATGTTACTGGAACTTGCAAGGAGGAATCTCCTAAATCTAATAAGCAATCAAGG AAGCCGAGCAACAATCTCGTACGAATGTGCCTCTGAGCTGTTTTTCTCGCAGCATGATGTCATGCGAGACTTAGCCTTGTATTTGGGATGCCAGGGCAGTATGGTCGACAGAAAGAGATTACTCATGCCCAGGCAGGAGCATAGCCTACCAGGGGAATGGGAGTCGTGTAGAGATAGACAGTATAAAGCTCAAATTGTCTCTATTCACACAG GTTCTATGACTGAGAatgagtggaaatggaatgagatGAATCTTCCAGAAACAGAAGCTCTGGTGTTACTCTTTTCTGCTAGTGAATACTTTCTTCCCCCATTTTTGAAAACCATGAaaaaactgaaatttttgatgGTATGTAATTTGAGTTCAAAGAGGGCTACAATAAAAGGTCTAGATACCTTATCTTCACTCACTCAACTCAGAAGTGTTCGCTTGGAGAGGGTGGTTGCACCCACCATTCCCAAACAGAGCAAAGTAATACAAAACCTAGATAAACTTTCTTTAAGCTTATGCGAAGGGTTTGTAAATATGTCCACATTCAATGACACCAATCTGCAAGAATTAAACTTGGACCACTGCAGCGACTTGGAGGAGTTGCCACTTGCCATGTGTCATATGCCTTCTGCTCAGAGATGGTCTGTTACCAACTGCCATCTTGTTGAAAAGTTGCCATATAATCTCGGAAGTCTGAGCTCTATTAGGATGTTAAGATTATCAGCATTACCAGCCCTGAAAGAACTTCCAGCATCAATTGGTAAACTTGAGCAGCTGGAATATTTAGACATTTCACTTTGTGAGGGTTTGAAAGATCTTCCAGACGAAGTAGGACAACTAAAGAAattaaaagaatttgatatgaGAGAGTGTTCTCGTTTGAGGAGGTTGCCTAAAAGTGTATGTGGACTAAGCTCTCTGAAGCATGTTATCTGTGATGAGAAGATTGGGAATCAGTGGTTAAAAGCTAAGGCCATTTCTATCCCTGAACTTAGAGTTGAAATTGTGGAACCACAATTTACTTTGGATTGGCTTGACGACTGA
- the LOC131046673 gene encoding probable disease resistance protein At4g33300 isoform X2 — MNSFNWKTVSPRTGKGEAKFYSSFPGKSKFNVGLGKSVEDLKERLLKNLVSAVGVHCIGGGGKTTLAIAICDDFDIKGCFGNIVFITVSQSPNLKGIFETIWQKIVGKKVPEFQNVEDAHIQLQQQLLRQSKTTLVVLDDVWSRASLEKLLFEAPGYKTLITTRDASTIPRNASTIVYQLPLLNKEDALSLFCLSAFGQTSMPSTADANLVIEVQAECKGLPLALKVVGSSLYGEPHVAWENAKKKLSQGQSISIYHKEGLFRCLKTSIDCLDDVARKCFLDTASFPEDKKISADALLNIWVYVRKMEWQDAYIMLLELARRNLLNLISNQGSRATISYECASELFFSQHDVMRDLALYLGCQGSMVDRKRLLMPRQEHSLPGEWESCRDRQYKAQIVSIHTGSMTENEWKWNEMNLPETEALVLLFSASEYFLPPFLKTMKKLKFLMVCNLSSKRATIKGLDTLSSLTQLRSVRLERVVAPTIPKQSKVIQNLDKLSLSLCEGFVNMSTFNDTNLQELNLDHCSDLEELPLAMCHMPSAQRWSVTNCHLVEKLPYNLGSLSSIRMLRLSALPALKELPASIGKLEQLEYLDISLCEGLKDLPDEVGQLKKLKEFDMRECSRLRRLPKSVCGLSSLKHVICDEKIGNQWLKAKAISIPELRVEIVEPQFTLDWLDD, encoded by the exons ATGAATAGTTTCAATTGGAAGACTGTGTCCCCTCGAACTGGAAAGGGAGAGGCAAAATTTTATAGTAGTTTTCCTGGGAAATCAAAGTTTAATGTAGGGTTAGGGAAGTCTGTAGAGGATTTGAAGGAGCGTTTGTTGAAGAATCTGGTCTCTGCTGTTGGTGTGCATTGTATAGGCGGTGGTGGGAAGACAACTCTGGCCATCGCTATATGTGATGATTTTGATATCAAAG GTTGTTTTGGAAATATAGTTTTCATCACTGTTTCGCAATCCCCAAATCTGAAAGGAATTTTCGAGACCATATGGCAGAAGATAGTTGGGAAGAAGGTACCCGAGTTTCAGAATGTGGAAGATGCACATATACAGCTTCAGCAGCAACTTTTAAGGCAGTCTAAGACAACTTTGGTGGTGTTGGATGATGTTTGGTCCAGGGCTAGTTTGGAGAAATTACTATTTGAAGCTCCAGGGTACAAAACCCTTATCACAACCAGAGACGCTTCTACCATCCCCAGAAACGCATCTACGATAGTGTATCAGTTGCCATTGTTGAACAAAGAGGATGCTCTCTCACTTTTCTGTTTGTCAGCATTTGGACAGACATCAATGCCAAGTACGGCAGATGCAAATCTAGTCATAGAG GTGCAAGCCGAGTGCAAGGGTTTACCTCTTGCTCTTAAAGTGGTTGGAAGCTCTTTGTACGGGGAACCTCATGTGGCCTGGGAGAATGCAAAGAAAAAACTTTCCCAGGGGCAGTCCATATCCATTTATCACAAAGAAGGGCTTTTTAGATGCTTGAAGACCAGCATTGATTGCTTGGATGATGTTGCGAGGAAATGTTTCTTAGACACAGCCTCATTTCCAGAGGACAAGAAAATTTCTGCTGATGCACTGCTCAACATTTGGGTTTATGTTCGGAAGATGGAGTGGCAGGATGCCTATATTATGTTACTGGAACTTGCAAGGAGGAATCTCCTAAATCTAATAAGCAATCAAGG AAGCCGAGCAACAATCTCGTACGAATGTGCCTCTGAGCTGTTTTTCTCGCAGCATGATGTCATGCGAGACTTAGCCTTGTATTTGGGATGCCAGGGCAGTATGGTCGACAGAAAGAGATTACTCATGCCCAGGCAGGAGCATAGCCTACCAGGGGAATGGGAGTCGTGTAGAGATAGACAGTATAAAGCTCAAATTGTCTCTATTCACACAG GTTCTATGACTGAGAatgagtggaaatggaatgagatGAATCTTCCAGAAACAGAAGCTCTGGTGTTACTCTTTTCTGCTAGTGAATACTTTCTTCCCCCATTTTTGAAAACCATGAaaaaactgaaatttttgatgGTATGTAATTTGAGTTCAAAGAGGGCTACAATAAAAGGTCTAGATACCTTATCTTCACTCACTCAACTCAGAAGTGTTCGCTTGGAGAGGGTGGTTGCACCCACCATTCCCAAACAGAGCAAAGTAATACAAAACCTAGATAAACTTTCTTTAAGCTTATGCGAAGGGTTTGTAAATATGTCCACATTCAATGACACCAATCTGCAAGAATTAAACTTGGACCACTGCAGCGACTTGGAGGAGTTGCCACTTGCCATGTGTCATATGCCTTCTGCTCAGAGATGGTCTGTTACCAACTGCCATCTTGTTGAAAAGTTGCCATATAATCTCGGAAGTCTGAGCTCTATTAGGATGTTAAGATTATCAGCATTACCAGCCCTGAAAGAACTTCCAGCATCAATTGGTAAACTTGAGCAGCTGGAATATTTAGACATTTCACTTTGTGAGGGTTTGAAAGATCTTCCAGACGAAGTAGGACAACTAAAGAAattaaaagaatttgatatgaGAGAGTGTTCTCGTTTGAGGAGGTTGCCTAAAAGTGTATGTGGACTAAGCTCTCTGAAGCATGTTATCTGTGATGAGAAGATTGGGAATCAGTGGTTAAAAGCTAAGGCCATTTCTATCCCTGAACTTAGAGTTGAAATTGTGGAACCACAATTTACTTTGGATTGGCTTGACGACTGA